The proteins below are encoded in one region of Phaseolus vulgaris cultivar G19833 chromosome 1, P. vulgaris v2.0, whole genome shotgun sequence:
- the LOC137815665 gene encoding uncharacterized protein: MRLSMFNNFNSLKLLFVAPRRFASTIVMLKRFRSLKKGLQEMIISDEWSFYKKDNVDSGQFVKETLLTNNWWMKVDYKLAFTAPIYDVLKIIDTNMASLHLVYGMWDSMIENVKKVIYQHEMKIEAEYSSFFKVVEYCSHEWLNEDSKRLAPRPDHEITQERKKGFMRYFDDADIRTHVNIQFANFSDGREDFNDVDSLRDRSKMDAKSWWIVHGNHAPTLQKITLKLLGQPCSSSSCERNWSTYSFIHSLKRNKMTPKRVEDLVFIHSNLRLLSRNSSKYKEEETKLWDIPGDDFSLDEN, from the exons ATGAGATTATCAATGTTCAATAATTTCAACTCATTGAAGTTGCTCTTTGTTGCTCCAAGAAGATTTGCTTCAACCATAGTCATGTTAAAAAGGTTTAGAAGTTTGAAAAAAGGACTCCAAGAGATGATTATCAGTGATGAATGGTCTTTTTACAAAAAGGATAATGTGGATAGTGGACAATTTGTGAAAGAAACTTTGTTGACTAATAATTGGTGGATGAAGGTTGATTATAAACTTGCTTTTACTGCCCCTATTTATGATGTTCTCAAAATAATAGATACGAATATGGCATCTCTTCACTTAGTGTATGGAATGTGGGATTCAATGATTGAAAATGTGAAAAAGGTCATATACCAACATGAAATGAAGATAGAAGCTGAATATTCATCATTTTTCAAGGTAGTAGA atACTGTAGTCATGAATGGTTAAATGAAGATTCAAAAAGACTTGCCCCACGTCCAGATCACGAAATTACTCaggaaagaaaaaaaggttttatgAGATACTTTGATGATGCAGACATAAGGACACATGTAAATATACAGTTTGCAAACTTttcagatggaagagaagattTTAATGATGTTGACTCTTTAAGGGATAGAAGTAAAATGGATGCAAAATCATGGTGGATTGTTCATGGAAATCATGCACCAACACTTCAGAAGATAACTCTTAAGCTACTTGGACAaccatgttcttcttcttcttgtgaAAGAAATTGGAGTACCTACTCTTTCATACATTCTCTGAAAAGAAATAAGATGACACCAAAAAGGGTAGAGGATCTAGTATTTATCCATAGTAATCTTCGTCTTCTATCAAGAAATTCTTCAAAATACAAAGAAGAGGAAACTAAATTATGGGATATTCCGGGAGATGATTTTTCATTGGATGAAAATTGA